A genome region from Clupea harengus chromosome 7, Ch_v2.0.2, whole genome shotgun sequence includes the following:
- the egr3 gene encoding early growth response protein 3, with amino-acid sequence MTGKLAEKLPLTMSSLINTIPDSLYPEEDIPTSMNIFTNTDSISHYSQMNTDNIMDLGMGSEKGSSEIQYGSSFQSNRSGQTVTYLGKFAFDAPPSGGIGGSGWCSDNNIISLVSAGILGVSPSPGNITTQTSSSGGSMGGQSSEMEQVYGPPLPAYSTCSEMYQDQVSFHHSPATSTPLAYPGNDYHSTSKAPIDGSLFSMIPDYNLFHHQGEVGVMEHKPFQTMDPIRVNPPPITPLETIRAFKDKQQIHPGFIGGQQHAPQHHQPPQTLTLKPIRPRKYPNRPSKTPVHERPHACPAENCDRRFSRSDELTRHLRIHTGHKPFQCRICMRSFSRSDHLTTHIRTHTGEKPFSCEFCGRKFARSDERKRHAKVHLKQKDKKPSDKGSGAGASTSHSSPPSSCGSGGTSSGSIMTVTTCA; translated from the exons ATGACAGGTAAACTAGCGGAGAAGCTCCCTCTTACCATGAGCAGTTTAATCAATACAATTCCTGACAGTCTTTACCCAGAAGAGGACATTCCGACTTCTATGAACATTTTCACCAACACGGATTCTATTTCCCACTACTCGCAGATGAACACAG ATAATATAATGGATTTGGGAATGGGGAGCGAGAAAGGATCGTCCGAGATTCAGTATGGGTCCAGTTTCCAGTCCAACCGCAGTGGCCAGACTGTCACCTACTTAGGGAAGTTCGCATTCGACGCCCCCCCATCGGGAGGGATCGGAGGGTCTGGGTGGTGCTCAGACAATAACATCATCAGCCTGGTGAGCGCTGGGATCCTGGGTGTGTCTCCATCTCCCGGCAATATCACCACACAGACCTCCTCATCAGGAGGCAGCATGGGTGGGCAGTCCTCAGAGATGGAGCAGGTATACGGTCCCCCACTGCCTGCATACTCTACCTGCAGCGAGATGTACCAGGACCAGGTGTCCTTCCACCACAGCCCGGCGACCAGCACCCCCCTGGCATACCCGGGCAATGACTATCACTCCACTTCCAAAGCCCCAATCGACGGCAGTCTGTTCTCCATGATCCCAGACTATAACCTTTTCCACCATCAGGGGGAGGTTGGCGTGATGGAACACAAACCCTTCCAGACCATGGACCCCATCAGGGTGAACCCGCCGCCCATCACGCCCCTGGAGACGATCCGGGCCTTCAAGGACAAGCAGCAGATTCACCCGGGCTTCATTGGCGGGCAGCAGCACGCGCCGCaacaccaccaacccccccagACTTTAACCCTCAAGCCCATCCGGCCGCGGAAGTACCCAAACCGTCCGAGCAAGACGCCCGTGCACGAGCGCCCGCACGCCTGCCCGGCGGAGAACTGTGACCGCCGCTTCTCCCGCTCAGACGAACTGACGCGCCACCTGCGCATCCACACGGGGCACAAGCCCTTCCAGTGTCGCATCTGCATGCGCTCCTTCAGCCGCAGCGACCACCTGACCACGCACATCCGCACGCACACAGGCGAGAAGCCCTTCTCCTGCGAGTTCTGCGGACGCAAGTTCGCCCGCAGCGACGAACGCAAGCGGCACGCCAAGGTGCACCTCAAACAGAAGGACAAGAAGCCCTCCGACAAAGGCAGCGGCGCAGGCGCGTCAACCAGCCACAGCTCTCCACCCAGCTCCTGTGGCAGTGGCGGGACAAGCAGTGGCAGCATCATGACTGTCACTACCTGTGCATAG